The Armatimonadota bacterium genome includes a window with the following:
- a CDS encoding helix-turn-helix transcriptional regulator, which yields MATQIDIRELAAAVKAKRGNRGLRAVAEEIGEVSASTLSRVEQGKIPDLDSYMRICHWLGMPADHFRRRTGGEEAPAHASEMSTRDMVAAHLKADRTLDPDTSEALIKMIRFAYEAMGKGEIGKGE from the coding sequence ATGGCCACTCAGATAGACATCCGCGAACTTGCCGCCGCCGTGAAGGCGAAGCGGGGCAACCGCGGTCTCCGGGCAGTAGCCGAGGAGATCGGCGAGGTTTCCGCGTCCACGCTCTCGCGAGTAGAGCAGGGGAAGATTCCCGATCTGGACTCATACATGCGGATTTGTCATTGGCTCGGGATGCCGGCCGACCACTTTCGGCGCAGGACGGGCGGGGAGGAAGCCCCTGCTCACGCCAGCGAGATGAGCACGAGGGATATGGTCGCCGCACACCTGAAGGCGGATCGTACGCTCGACCCCGATACGTCCGAGGCGCTCATCAAGATGATCAGGTTCGCCTACGAAGCGATGGGAAAGGGTGAGATCGGCAAAGGAGAGTGA
- a CDS encoding ImmA/IrrE family metallo-endopeptidase: protein MRRGFKQDAEREALAYRKTLSLAGHMKLPAADLAKHLGIRIITPRDVPGLSAMDLSRLLEADEGSWSGVTLTRAGFSIIICNPSHSLRRQESDIMHELAHLICRHDPATRLDLRDCPFFLRTYDQAQEDEANWLGGALQVPRAGLVWAMVRKMDKQAMALHFGASEQMVEFRCRMTGIRKQIPRACAKR from the coding sequence ATGAGAAGAGGGTTCAAACAGGATGCTGAGCGCGAAGCGTTGGCCTACCGGAAGACGCTGTCGCTTGCTGGCCACATGAAACTCCCAGCCGCTGACTTGGCCAAGCACCTTGGCATCCGCATCATTACGCCGCGCGATGTGCCCGGGCTATCAGCGATGGATTTGAGCAGGCTCCTTGAAGCCGACGAAGGAAGCTGGTCTGGCGTAACGCTGACGCGCGCCGGCTTCTCGATCATCATATGCAACCCGAGCCACAGCCTTCGCCGTCAGGAGAGCGACATCATGCATGAGCTTGCCCACCTCATTTGCAGGCACGATCCCGCCACGCGCCTGGACCTACGGGACTGTCCGTTCTTCCTGAGGACATACGACCAGGCGCAGGAGGATGAGGCGAATTGGCTCGGAGGAGCGCTGCAGGTGCCGCGGGCCGGCCTGGTCTGGGCGATGGTCCGGAAGATGGACAAGCAGGCGATGGCGCTTCATTTTGGCGCGAGCGAACAGATGGTTGAGTTTCGCTGTCGGATGACGGGCATCCGCAAACAGATCCCCAGAGCGTGCGCGAAGCGTTAG
- a CDS encoding type I restriction endonuclease subunit R: protein MSLNEDTLVQQTSADYLRDALGWDSVFAYNQEDYGDGSLLGRKDQRETVLTRDLEAALRSLNPELPDAAYHDAIRQLTEASASLSLLAMNQEKYALVRDGVQVTFKDANGAVQKKRLAVLDFDDPENNRFLAVRELWIQGDIYRRRADIVCFVNGLPLVFVECKAIHRDLRRAVNENLADYRDTIPLAFHHNALLLIGNGDKGKLGSLGSRYAFFHEWKRLEEREPGVVDMETLLKGVCDKRTLLDIVENFILFDDSSGKLVKIIGKNHQFLGVNRAVEAVREREARAGKLGVFWHTQGSGKSYSMVFLTRKVHRKLGGNFTFLVVTDRDDLDGQIYKTFAGCGVVSGEPDQFRASSGAHLKRMLKEHKSHVFTLVQKFNRDVKEGEPWSERSDVIVISDEAHRTQYGRLALNMRNALPAASYMGFTGTPLFNSDEITRQVFGDYVSTYDFQRAVEDGATVPLFYDSRGERLGLAHTELNERIAEILEKLDEYDLDAAQRARLESDLQRDYHVITSEARLAQVADDFVWHYSTAWESGKAMLVCVDKVTCVRIFDLIVPRWQKRIADLESELGRLGDEQEVVFRMRQVAWMKETLAAVIVSEEQGEVAKFRAAGLNIEFHRKLIKQGFTLGDGSTLEVDAAFKRESHPFRIAIVCAMWLTGFDVPSLATLYLDKPLKAHTLMQAIARANRVNEGKNNGLIVDYCGILKNLRRALATFVSEGDSGRDGIGPDETDPTRPEEELLDSLVEAITLVGGFLTERGVSLEAITSGTGFGRNAAILAAKEAANETDETRKQFEVMAREVFSKFKSCITIPGLNEHKGAYDAINVIYKSLQHDRQEADISAIMRDLHAVVDQAIRPVTDSTSGDLSKPYDISKIDFERLRQEFVKSPKRNSTVQELKAVIEKRLARLLSQNPLNADFQARYEEIVEGYNQEKDRVTIEKTFEALIRFIGELDSEEERYVREGLDPESLVIYDLLKKPELSAREIGRIKDVAVKLLAMLKTEKLKVAQWREKEATRDAVQRSIYDFLYSDSTGLPEAYAPTEIAAKVEAVYRHVYYAYPTVPSPVFALA, encoded by the coding sequence ATGAGCCTCAACGAAGACACCCTGGTCCAGCAGACCTCTGCCGACTACCTGCGCGATGCCTTGGGCTGGGATTCGGTCTTCGCATACAACCAGGAAGACTACGGCGACGGCAGTCTGCTGGGCCGCAAGGACCAGCGCGAAACGGTGCTCACCCGCGACCTCGAGGCTGCCCTCCGGAGTCTCAATCCCGAACTTCCCGATGCCGCCTACCACGACGCCATCCGGCAGCTGACCGAGGCCAGCGCCAGCCTCTCGCTCCTGGCGATGAACCAGGAGAAGTACGCCCTGGTCCGGGACGGCGTCCAGGTCACCTTCAAGGACGCCAACGGCGCCGTGCAAAAGAAGCGCCTGGCCGTACTCGACTTCGACGATCCCGAAAACAACCGCTTCCTCGCGGTTCGGGAGCTGTGGATCCAGGGCGACATCTACCGCCGGCGCGCCGACATCGTCTGCTTCGTGAACGGCCTGCCGCTTGTCTTCGTCGAGTGCAAGGCGATCCACCGGGACCTGCGCCGTGCCGTCAACGAGAACCTCGCCGACTATCGCGACACGATACCCCTCGCCTTCCACCACAACGCCCTGCTCCTGATTGGCAACGGCGACAAGGGCAAGCTCGGGTCGCTGGGGAGCCGGTACGCCTTCTTCCATGAGTGGAAGCGCCTGGAGGAACGGGAACCGGGCGTCGTGGACATGGAGACGCTCCTTAAGGGGGTCTGCGACAAGCGGACGCTTCTCGACATCGTCGAGAACTTCATCCTATTCGACGACAGCTCCGGCAAGCTCGTCAAGATCATCGGCAAGAACCACCAGTTCCTCGGCGTCAACCGGGCGGTCGAGGCGGTCCGGGAGCGGGAGGCCCGGGCGGGCAAGCTGGGCGTCTTCTGGCACACCCAGGGTAGCGGTAAGAGCTACTCCATGGTGTTCCTAACCCGCAAGGTCCACCGCAAACTCGGCGGCAACTTCACCTTCCTCGTGGTCACCGATCGGGACGACCTCGACGGCCAAATCTATAAGACCTTCGCCGGCTGCGGGGTGGTGAGCGGGGAACCCGATCAGTTCCGGGCCTCGTCGGGCGCCCACCTCAAGCGCATGCTCAAGGAGCACAAGAGCCACGTCTTCACCCTGGTGCAGAAGTTCAACCGGGACGTCAAAGAAGGAGAGCCGTGGTCGGAGCGGAGCGACGTGATCGTGATCAGCGACGAGGCACACCGTACCCAGTACGGCCGCCTTGCGCTCAACATGCGCAACGCCCTGCCGGCCGCCAGCTACATGGGCTTCACCGGCACCCCGCTGTTCAACAGCGACGAGATCACACGGCAGGTCTTCGGCGACTACGTCTCGACGTACGACTTCCAGCGGGCGGTCGAGGACGGGGCCACGGTCCCCCTGTTCTATGACTCGCGCGGCGAGAGACTCGGGCTGGCGCACACCGAGCTCAACGAGAGGATCGCCGAGATCCTCGAGAAGCTCGACGAGTACGACCTCGACGCCGCCCAGCGGGCCCGGCTGGAAAGCGATCTGCAGCGCGACTACCACGTGATCACGTCAGAGGCACGCCTGGCCCAGGTCGCCGACGACTTCGTCTGGCACTATTCCACTGCGTGGGAAAGCGGCAAGGCGATGCTGGTCTGCGTCGACAAGGTCACCTGCGTGCGGATCTTCGACCTGATCGTCCCTCGCTGGCAGAAACGGATCGCGGATCTCGAGTCTGAACTTGGGCGCCTCGGCGACGAGCAGGAAGTCGTGTTCCGTATGCGCCAGGTAGCCTGGATGAAGGAGACGCTCGCGGCGGTGATCGTCAGCGAAGAGCAGGGCGAGGTCGCCAAGTTCCGCGCTGCCGGCCTCAACATCGAATTCCATCGCAAGCTGATCAAACAGGGGTTCACGCTCGGCGACGGAAGCACCCTTGAGGTCGACGCCGCGTTCAAGCGCGAGTCGCACCCGTTCCGTATCGCCATTGTCTGCGCCATGTGGCTCACCGGATTCGACGTACCGTCGCTGGCCACGCTCTATCTCGACAAGCCGCTGAAGGCGCACACATTGATGCAGGCCATCGCCCGCGCCAACCGCGTGAACGAGGGCAAGAACAACGGGCTGATCGTCGACTACTGCGGCATCCTCAAAAACCTCCGGCGCGCCCTGGCGACATTCGTGAGCGAAGGCGACTCCGGTCGTGACGGCATCGGTCCGGACGAGACCGATCCGACGCGTCCCGAAGAGGAGCTGTTGGATAGCCTCGTCGAGGCCATCACTTTGGTTGGGGGCTTCCTCACCGAGCGCGGAGTGTCCCTCGAAGCGATCACCTCCGGAACCGGCTTCGGGCGCAACGCGGCCATCCTGGCGGCGAAGGAGGCGGCGAACGAGACCGACGAGACCCGAAAGCAGTTCGAGGTAATGGCTCGCGAGGTGTTCAGCAAGTTCAAGTCATGCATCACGATCCCCGGCCTCAACGAGCACAAAGGCGCCTACGATGCGATCAACGTGATCTACAAGAGCCTGCAGCACGATCGCCAGGAAGCCGATATCAGCGCCATCATGCGCGATCTCCACGCCGTCGTCGACCAGGCGATCCGGCCTGTTACCGACTCCACTTCCGGAGACTTGAGCAAGCCTTACGACATCTCGAAGATCGACTTCGAACGGTTGCGCCAGGAGTTCGTCAAGAGTCCGAAGCGGAACTCAACCGTCCAGGAACTCAAGGCCGTCATCGAAAAGCGCCTCGCCCGGCTCCTGAGCCAGAACCCGCTGAACGCCGACTTCCAGGCACGGTACGAGGAGATTGTCGAAGGTTACAACCAGGAAAAGGACCGGGTGACGATTGAGAAGACGTTCGAGGCGCTGATCCGGTTCATAGGCGAGCTGGATTCGGAGGAAGAGCGCTACGTCCGCGAAGGCCTGGACCCGGAGTCACTGGTCATATACGACTTGCTCAAAAAGCCCGAACTCTCGGCCAGGGAGATCGGCCGGATCAAGGACGTGGCGGTCAAGTTGCTGGCGATGCTGAAGACGGAGAAGCTGAAGGTGGCGCAGTGGCGCGAAAAGGAGGCCACACGCGACGCCGTCCAGCGCTCGATATACGACTTTCTTTACAGCGATTCCACCGGCCTGCCGGAAGCGTACGCACCGACCGAGATTGCGGCGAAGGTCGAAGCGGTGTACCGCCACGTCTATTACGCGTATCCGACAGTGCCCTCGCCGGTCTTCGCTCTCGCTTAG
- a CDS encoding restriction endonuclease subunit S — protein MSWRALTVGELVDAGLADIQTGPFGTQLKASAYTSEGTPVINVRNIGYGGLRTEKLEFVAGVTAERLATHLLVPQDIVFGRKGAVDRHLYVTAGQDHWMQGSDCIRLRFMTDEVIPRFISYGFLAASHQKWMLTQSGNKATMASLNHDIIRRISLRLPAPSVQTATVDVLSAYDDLIENNRKRIVLLEESARLLYREWFVRLRFPGYEHARITNGVPEGWERVPTPNAIEINPSVRLSDAAEHWSVEMADLLPGSMLIQQATRRDGRSGSKFMNGDTLFARITPCLENGKTAFVAFLEDGEVARGSTEFIVLRSRRLTPEFVYLLARTYDFRENAIKSMIGSSGRQRVQESCFQKYPVFVPSATILSVFTETVRLLFQQVKTLHAQNQKLRAARDLLLPRLINGEIVV, from the coding sequence ATGAGCTGGCGAGCGCTTACCGTTGGCGAATTGGTAGATGCTGGACTCGCTGACATCCAGACGGGACCGTTCGGAACCCAACTGAAGGCAAGCGCCTACACCAGCGAAGGGACGCCTGTCATCAACGTCCGCAACATCGGCTATGGCGGCCTGCGGACAGAAAAGCTCGAATTCGTCGCAGGCGTAACAGCGGAGCGGCTGGCAACACATCTCCTCGTGCCACAGGACATCGTGTTTGGCCGGAAGGGGGCCGTCGATAGACACCTCTACGTAACCGCAGGGCAAGATCATTGGATGCAGGGGTCGGACTGCATTCGCCTCCGCTTTATGACCGACGAAGTCATCCCCCGGTTCATTTCCTATGGGTTCTTGGCTGCCTCTCACCAAAAGTGGATGCTGACTCAGTCTGGGAATAAGGCTACGATGGCCTCCCTCAACCACGACATTATTCGACGGATCAGCCTACGTTTGCCGGCACCTTCCGTGCAAACCGCAACGGTGGACGTTCTCTCGGCCTACGACGACCTGATCGAAAACAATCGGAAGCGAATCGTTCTACTAGAAGAGTCGGCGCGGCTGCTATACCGGGAGTGGTTCGTTCGGCTCCGTTTCCCCGGTTACGAGCATGCCCGTATCACCAACGGCGTACCAGAGGGATGGGAACGAGTACCAACGCCGAATGCAATCGAAATAAACCCATCGGTAAGACTCTCAGATGCGGCCGAGCATTGGTCGGTTGAGATGGCCGATCTTCTCCCTGGTAGCATGTTGATTCAGCAGGCAACCCGGCGGGATGGACGATCCGGGAGCAAGTTCATGAACGGTGACACGCTCTTTGCTCGTATCACACCCTGCCTGGAGAACGGCAAGACCGCCTTTGTTGCTTTCCTGGAAGACGGTGAAGTCGCACGCGGTTCGACCGAGTTCATTGTGCTTCGATCCAGGCGCCTGACTCCGGAATTCGTGTACTTGCTTGCGCGAACCTATGACTTCCGGGAGAACGCCATCAAGAGCATGATCGGTTCCTCCGGGCGGCAGCGTGTCCAGGAGAGCTGTTTCCAGAAGTACCCGGTCTTCGTTCCCTCGGCCACGATCCTCAGCGTCTTCACGGAAACGGTGCGCCTGCTATTCCAACAGGTAAAGACACTTCATGCGCAGAACCAGAAGCTTCGCGCTGCCCGTGACCTACTACTGCCGCGCCTGATAAACGGGGAGATCGTCGTATGA